A window of Paremcibacter congregatus contains these coding sequences:
- a CDS encoding erythromycin esterase family protein: MPKDDKHLIAALEKSACSVGESLREYDDIVDAAADKQVVLLGEATHGTHEFYRARAELSQRLIIEQGYNAIAVEADWPDAYAINRYVSGLYPGTTARAALDHFERFPTWMWANHDVQHFITWLRAYNELYASKARPIGFYGLDLYSMSTSIHAVIAYLEKTDPESAAVARERYSCLDHFMENPQSYGLAMTLGLTDSCENEIIAQLVDIRKKSYQYMVKDGLLAADEYFCAEQNAKVVCNAEKYYRAMFSNKNTSRQNLWNMRDQHMFETYQALAGYLSEKSYKPAKTIIWAHNSHIGNAAATEMSRRGEFNIGQLARETYGDKALLIGFSTAEGSVTAASNWDAPARTKTVRPPIPGSYEDIFHQVNQKNFLINLREDNNVTDLLLSPRLQRAIGVIYRPDTERESHYFEAILPEQFDYLIHFNTTTAVVPLAVTPHWHQGELDETYPSGL; the protein is encoded by the coding sequence ATGCCCAAAGATGACAAACATCTGATTGCTGCCCTTGAAAAAAGCGCCTGTTCCGTGGGAGAATCCTTGCGTGAATATGATGACATTGTTGATGCCGCCGCCGACAAACAGGTCGTACTTCTTGGGGAGGCGACACATGGAACCCATGAATTCTATCGCGCCCGCGCCGAACTCAGTCAACGTCTCATTATTGAACAAGGATATAATGCCATTGCGGTAGAAGCCGATTGGCCGGATGCCTACGCCATAAACAGATATGTCAGCGGCCTCTATCCTGGCACCACCGCACGGGCAGCCCTGGATCATTTTGAACGCTTTCCCACATGGATGTGGGCGAACCATGACGTGCAACATTTCATCACCTGGCTCAGGGCATATAATGAACTATATGCCAGCAAGGCCCGCCCCATCGGGTTTTATGGTCTGGACTTGTATAGCATGAGCACATCCATCCATGCCGTCATCGCCTATCTGGAGAAAACAGACCCGGAATCCGCCGCCGTAGCCCGGGAACGCTATAGCTGCCTTGATCATTTCATGGAGAACCCGCAATCCTATGGTCTCGCCATGACCCTGGGGCTGACCGATTCCTGTGAAAATGAAATTATTGCTCAATTGGTGGATATAAGGAAAAAATCATACCAGTATATGGTCAAAGACGGACTTTTGGCCGCGGATGAATATTTTTGTGCAGAACAAAATGCCAAAGTCGTATGTAATGCAGAAAAATATTATCGGGCGATGTTTAGCAACAAAAACACCTCTCGGCAGAACCTGTGGAACATGCGGGATCAACATATGTTTGAAACCTACCAGGCCTTAGCAGGGTATCTGTCCGAAAAGTCGTATAAACCAGCCAAAACCATCATCTGGGCCCACAATTCTCATATTGGCAATGCCGCCGCCACCGAAATGTCCCGACGGGGCGAATTCAATATTGGTCAACTTGCAAGAGAAACTTACGGCGACAAAGCCCTTCTCATCGGCTTTTCTACCGCGGAAGGCAGCGTGACCGCGGCATCAAACTGGGACGCCCCTGCCAGAACCAAAACTGTCAGGCCCCCCATTCCCGGCAGCTATGAAGATATTTTTCATCAGGTGAACCAGAAAAATTTTCTGATCAACCTCAGAGAAGATAATAACGTAACCGACTTGCTGCTTTCTCCCCGTCTGCAACGTGCAATCGGCGTAATCTATCGTCCCGATACAGAACGCGAAAGCCACTATTTTGAAGCCATATTACCGGAACAATTTGATTACCTGATCCATTTTAACACCACAACCGCAGTGGTGCCTCTGGCCGTGACGCCCCATTGGCATCAAGGGGAACTGGATGAAACATATCCTTCCGGCCTGTGA
- a CDS encoding phosphoribosyltransferase: MYFRDRTHAGQELAAALSKYQKEKDTLVLALPRGGVPVAFEVAEQLKLPLDVLLVRKLGVPGQREFAMGAIAEDNILYINRDVVDLLDIPSPLIESVIKQETQELNRRRQLYRHDRPAPNFDDKTIILIDDGLATGATMHAAVNALKKTNASRLIIAIPVGSLRTCKELEELADELICLHTPEPFDGVGRWYGDFSQTSDEEVERLLMQNRIQKNSCMD, translated from the coding sequence ATGTATTTTCGCGATCGAACACATGCCGGACAGGAACTCGCCGCGGCCTTATCCAAATATCAGAAAGAAAAAGATACCCTAGTACTTGCCTTACCGCGCGGCGGCGTTCCTGTCGCCTTTGAAGTCGCCGAACAGCTGAAGCTTCCCCTGGATGTGCTTCTGGTGCGAAAATTAGGCGTTCCCGGCCAGAGAGAATTTGCCATGGGGGCCATTGCGGAAGATAATATCCTTTATATCAACCGCGACGTTGTCGATTTACTCGACATCCCCTCCCCTCTCATCGAGAGCGTCATCAAGCAGGAAACTCAGGAGCTCAACCGGCGACGCCAGTTATACCGCCACGACAGGCCAGCGCCAAATTTCGACGACAAAACCATCATTTTGATTGATGACGGGTTAGCAACAGGGGCAACCATGCATGCTGCCGTGAATGCCCTGAAGAAGACAAATGCCAGTCGTCTGATTATCGCCATCCCGGTCGGCAGTCTGCGCACCTGCAAGGAACTGGAGGAACTGGCAGATGAACTCATCTGTCTCCACACCCCGGAACCCTTCGATGGCGTCGGGCGGTGGTACGGCGACTTCTCGCAAACCAGCGATGAAGAAGTCGAAAGGCTGCTGATGCAGAATAGAATACAGAAAAACTCATGTATGGATTAA
- a CDS encoding dienelactone hydrolase family protein encodes MSVPDTPTNLLPIRDKNVQIPLKYITLYGRLTVPKDAHGLVIFAHGSGSSRHSSRNWYVAEILHDQKIATLLIDLLTDKEEQIDLRTRHLRFDIPLLADRLVEIASWAKNEPITQHLKLGYFGSSTGGGAALIAAARKTVPISAVVSRGGRPDLAREYLSQVDAPTLLIVGEKDLTVLELNRDALSKLNKHSRLHIIPGATHLFEEPGTLKLAAHEAMKWFKLYLG; translated from the coding sequence ATGTCTGTCCCGGATACCCCTACTAACCTTCTCCCCATTCGGGATAAAAATGTACAAATTCCTCTGAAATATATAACCCTCTACGGGCGTCTCACTGTACCGAAAGACGCCCATGGTCTTGTTATTTTTGCCCACGGCAGCGGCAGCAGTCGGCACAGTTCCCGTAACTGGTATGTGGCGGAAATACTGCATGACCAAAAAATTGCCACCTTGCTGATTGATCTTTTGACAGATAAAGAGGAACAAATTGATCTGCGCACCCGCCACCTGCGCTTTGACATTCCGTTACTGGCAGACAGGTTGGTGGAAATCGCCTCATGGGCCAAGAATGAACCGATCACACAACATTTGAAATTGGGCTATTTCGGCTCCAGTACCGGTGGCGGAGCCGCCCTGATCGCCGCCGCCAGGAAAACAGTACCAATTTCTGCCGTCGTGTCCCGTGGCGGACGGCCTGACCTTGCCAGAGAATATCTTTCCCAAGTGGACGCCCCCACATTACTGATTGTTGGCGAAAAAGATCTCACCGTACTGGAACTCAATCGTGATGCCTTGAGCAAACTGAACAAACACTCCCGACTTCATATTATTCCCGGCGCAACGCATCTTTTCGAGGAACCAGGCACACTCAAGTTAGCTGCTCACGAAGCGATGAAATGGTTCAAACTTTATTTGGGATAA
- a CDS encoding ATP synthase subunit I yields MLSHIVLCIVAGIGLGASFYLALGLQDLLPLRRMSDWIGLFLHLMRFGITIWVFWIVAGIGSFPLLGALAGFLSGRFLAMRFLRKKTL; encoded by the coding sequence ATGTTATCACATATTGTACTCTGCATTGTGGCGGGAATTGGGTTGGGGGCGTCCTTTTATCTTGCGTTGGGTCTGCAGGACCTGTTGCCCTTGAGGCGGATGTCTGACTGGATAGGATTGTTTCTGCATCTCATGCGGTTCGGTATTACGATTTGGGTTTTCTGGATAGTGGCCGGGATTGGCAGCTTTCCTCTATTAGGTGCTTTGGCGGGCTTTTTGTCAGGCCGTTTTCTGGCCATGCGGTTTCTGAGGAAAAAAACGCTTTAA
- a CDS encoding host attachment protein translates to MSSKFKKCWVGVMDGGYARFYRYERANRKLILLYERDVEALQNLAEKMAEPSAGRVFDRFGQGRHVVERRNMAEEKIERKFVKDLIDELEKAAGQGKFEHLALIAAPRALGYVREYMGDSLKDTIIGEFPLDLVHVPLKDLEEQVDDLLNP, encoded by the coding sequence ATGTCTTCGAAATTTAAGAAATGCTGGGTCGGGGTGATGGATGGCGGCTATGCACGGTTTTATCGCTACGAGCGGGCCAACCGAAAATTAATTCTTCTGTATGAACGGGATGTAGAAGCACTTCAGAATTTGGCGGAAAAGATGGCAGAGCCATCAGCGGGCCGGGTCTTTGATCGTTTTGGTCAGGGGCGGCATGTTGTCGAGCGACGCAATATGGCGGAAGAAAAGATTGAGCGCAAATTTGTCAAGGATCTGATTGATGAGTTAGAGAAAGCAGCAGGTCAGGGTAAGTTTGAGCATCTTGCCCTGATCGCTGCGCCACGTGCTCTGGGGTATGTCAGAGAATATATGGGGGACAGTCTGAAAGATACCATCATCGGAGAATTCCCGCTTGACTTGGTGCATGTACCACTCAAGGACCTGGAAGAGCAGGTGGATGATCTTTTAAACCCCTGA